A region from the Nostoc sp. HK-01 genome encodes:
- a CDS encoding beta-lactamase-like protein produces the protein MCSLPQQPSHTAKSPRPVLDSIFAFPPNRDTLGGTSYFIVRNEGNILIDCPALDQMNLDFLRSHGGVRWLFITHRGAIGKTPEFQQNLGCEILIQEQEAYLLPGLTVNNFSQEITLTSTVQIIWTPGHSPGSSCLYYSELGGVLFSGRHLVPNQHGEPVPLRTAKTFHWSRQLKNVQSLLDRFTPVTLEYICPGANTGFLRGQRVIDQAYKRLAVLDFPTLLQLQPIL, from the coding sequence ATGTGTTCCTTACCCCAACAGCCCAGTCATACAGCTAAGTCCCCACGTCCTGTGCTAGATAGCATTTTTGCTTTTCCACCAAATCGGGACACCTTGGGAGGAACCTCCTATTTCATTGTAAGAAATGAAGGGAATATCCTCATCGATTGCCCTGCTTTAGATCAAATGAATCTGGATTTTTTGCGATCGCATGGGGGTGTAAGGTGGTTGTTTATCACTCACCGTGGTGCTATTGGCAAAACACCAGAATTTCAGCAAAATTTGGGTTGTGAGATTTTAATTCAAGAACAAGAAGCCTATTTATTACCAGGCTTAACCGTTAATAACTTTTCTCAAGAAATTACTCTCACTTCTACAGTCCAAATTATTTGGACACCAGGCCATTCTCCTGGCTCGTCTTGCCTTTATTACAGCGAATTAGGCGGTGTTTTATTTTCTGGTCGCCATTTAGTTCCCAATCAGCACGGTGAACCAGTACCATTACGCACAGCTAAAACCTTTCACTGGTCTAGACAACTTAAAAATGTGCAATCTTTACTAGACCGCTTTACTCCAGTCACTCTTGAGTATATTTGTCCCGGTGCGAATACAGGTTTTCTCAGAGGTCAGCGGGTTATTGACCAAGCATACAAGCGGCTGGCTGTATTAGATTTTCCAACTTTGTTGCAGTTACAACCGATTTTGTAA
- a CDS encoding peptidase, which yields MGFMQKYVFRVSLSLFLAFCLAIGGVIPTATALTNEQKLVSEVWRIVNRSYLDETFNHQNWAAVRQKALEKPLTSTEAAYTAIQSMLKSLDDPFTRFLDPEQYRSLQVNTSGELTGVGLQIALNPHTGQLEVVSPIEGSPADKAGIKPRDRILKIEGFSTENLTLDEAAARMRGPIGSLVTLLIEREGEASREVSIMRDRIELNPVIAQLRTSPQGTSIGYLRLTQFNANASTELAHAINSLEKKGAAAYILDLRNNPGGLLQAGIEIARLWLDSGTIVYTVNRQGIQGSFEAFGPSLTKDPLVILVNQGTASASEILAGALQDNGRAKLVGETTFGKGLIQSLFELSDGAGLAVTIAKYETPQHRDINKLGIKPDQVVTQQPITREQIATEADLQYQAAVEILAKNAVAVGAKG from the coding sequence ATGGGGTTCATGCAAAAGTACGTTTTTCGGGTAAGTTTGTCGTTATTTTTGGCGTTTTGTTTAGCGATTGGTGGAGTTATTCCCACCGCCACAGCTTTGACAAATGAGCAAAAGCTCGTTTCAGAAGTTTGGCGCATTGTCAATCGCTCTTATCTAGATGAAACATTTAATCATCAAAACTGGGCAGCCGTCAGACAAAAAGCCCTAGAGAAGCCGCTGACTAGCACAGAAGCAGCTTACACGGCGATTCAGTCCATGCTCAAGAGCTTAGATGATCCTTTTACCCGCTTTTTAGATCCAGAACAGTACCGCAGCTTGCAGGTCAATACTTCTGGAGAATTAACTGGAGTTGGTTTGCAAATTGCCCTCAATCCTCATACAGGTCAACTAGAAGTAGTCTCGCCGATTGAAGGTTCACCAGCAGATAAAGCAGGCATTAAACCGCGCGATCGCATTCTCAAAATTGAAGGATTTTCTACAGAAAACTTGACTTTGGATGAGGCAGCTGCCAGAATGCGTGGCCCCATTGGCAGTTTAGTAACACTGTTGATTGAACGCGAAGGAGAGGCATCGAGAGAAGTTAGTATCATGCGCGATCGCATTGAACTCAACCCAGTTATTGCCCAATTGCGGACTTCTCCTCAAGGTACATCCATTGGTTATCTTCGCCTGACTCAATTTAATGCCAACGCTTCTACGGAGTTAGCCCACGCTATAAATAGTCTAGAGAAAAAAGGTGCTGCTGCCTATATTTTAGATTTACGCAACAACCCAGGGGGACTTTTACAAGCTGGGATTGAAATTGCGCGGCTATGGCTAGATTCTGGCACCATTGTCTACACAGTTAATCGCCAAGGCATTCAAGGCAGTTTTGAAGCCTTTGGCCCTTCACTGACAAAAGATCCGTTAGTCATTTTGGTCAATCAAGGAACTGCTAGTGCTAGTGAAATTCTCGCTGGCGCACTACAAGACAACGGACGAGCTAAATTAGTAGGCGAAACTACTTTTGGTAAAGGCTTAATTCAATCTTTATTTGAATTATCCGATGGTGCTGGTTTGGCAGTTACCATAGCCAAATATGAAACTCCACAACATCGAGATATTAACAAATTAGGAATTAAGCCAGATCAAGTAGTTACCCAACAGCCTATTACCCGCGAACAAATTGCCACAGAAGCAGATTTGCAATATCAAGCCGCCGTCGAAATATTAGCGAAAAATGCAGTAGCTGTAGGTGCTAAAGGCTAG
- a CDS encoding cytochrome b6 gives MANVYDWFEERLEIQALAEDVTSKYVPPHVNIFYCLGGITLVCFLIQFATGFAMTFYYRPTVAEAYASVQYIMNEVNFGWLIRSIHRWSASMMVLMMILHVFRVYLTGGFKKPRELTWVSGVIMAVITVSFGVTGYSLPWDQVGYWAVKIVSGVPEAIPVVGTLISDLLRGGSSVGQGTLTRYYSAHTFVLPWLIAVFMLFHFLMIRKQGISGPL, from the coding sequence ATGGCCAACGTTTACGACTGGTTTGAGGAACGCTTGGAAATTCAGGCGCTTGCTGAAGACGTAACAAGCAAGTACGTACCTCCCCATGTCAACATTTTTTACTGTCTGGGTGGAATTACTCTGGTTTGCTTTCTCATCCAGTTTGCTACTGGATTTGCCATGACGTTCTACTACAGACCAACAGTTGCAGAAGCTTATGCTTCTGTACAGTACATCATGAACGAAGTAAACTTCGGTTGGCTGATTCGCTCTATCCACCGCTGGTCTGCCAGCATGATGGTGTTGATGATGATTCTGCACGTCTTCCGAGTTTACTTGACTGGTGGTTTTAAAAAGCCCCGCGAATTGACCTGGGTAAGTGGTGTAATCATGGCTGTGATCACCGTTTCCTTTGGTGTAACAGGCTACTCTTTACCTTGGGATCAGGTAGGCTACTGGGCTGTGAAAATCGTTAGTGGTGTACCAGAAGCAATTCCCGTAGTTGGAACATTGATTTCTGACTTGTTGCGCGGTGGTTCTAGTGTTGGTCAAGGAACCTTAACTCGTTACTACAGCGCTCACACTTTTGTTTTGCCTTGGTTAATTGCAGTCTTCATGCTGTTCCACTTCTTGATGATTCGCAAGCAAGGTATTTCTGGGCCTTTGTAA
- a CDS encoding cytochrome b/b6-like protein, whose amino-acid sequence MATQKKPDLSDPTLRAKLAKGMGHNYYGEPAWPNDLLYIFPVVIMGSFACIVALAVLDPAMTGEPADPFATPLEILPEWYLYPVFQILRSLPNKLLGVLAMASVPLGLILVPFIENVNKFQNPFRRPVATTVFLFGTLVTLWLGIGAALPLDKSLTLGLF is encoded by the coding sequence ATGGCAACGCAGAAAAAACCCGATCTGAGCGATCCTACGTTAAGAGCTAAACTTGCCAAGGGTATGGGTCACAACTACTATGGTGAACCCGCTTGGCCTAATGACCTACTTTATATATTCCCAGTTGTGATCATGGGATCTTTTGCTTGTATTGTGGCTCTAGCTGTGCTAGATCCAGCAATGACAGGTGAACCAGCAGATCCTTTTGCTACACCACTGGAAATTCTGCCAGAGTGGTACTTGTACCCTGTATTCCAAATTTTGCGATCGCTTCCTAACAAATTGTTGGGAGTTTTAGCAATGGCTTCCGTACCCTTGGGGCTAATTCTCGTTCCCTTCATTGAGAACGTGAATAAGTTCCAAAACCCCTTCCGTCGCCCAGTTGCAACTACAGTATTTCTGTTTGGAACTCTCGTAACTTTGTGGTTGGGTATCGGTGCTGCTTTACCTTTAGACAAATCCTTGACCTTGGGACTTTTCTAA
- a CDS encoding hypothetical protein (similar to anti-sigma-B factor), translating to MLRMVERDHLTVRSELPLLNKVQQWFEQFCLQYLFQRGWSDNQLYRLNLALAEGFTNAVRHAHEALPPETTIDIEVSLWVDRMEIRIWDHGQPFNPDAIAEPKPGTPQEGGYGWFLLRRLTDRVVYERSPDERNCLLIIEYSHQ from the coding sequence ATGCTGAGAATGGTGGAGCGAGACCATCTGACTGTCAGGAGCGAGCTTCCGCTCTTAAATAAAGTTCAACAATGGTTTGAACAATTTTGTCTGCAATATTTATTTCAACGTGGTTGGTCAGACAACCAACTCTATCGACTCAATTTAGCATTAGCAGAGGGCTTTACCAACGCAGTTCGCCACGCTCATGAGGCTTTACCGCCGGAAACAACTATAGATATTGAAGTTAGTCTATGGGTTGACCGAATGGAAATTAGAATTTGGGATCATGGCCAACCTTTTAATCCTGATGCGATCGCCGAGCCAAAACCTGGTACTCCCCAAGAAGGAGGTTATGGATGGTTTCTATTGAGGCGTTTAACTGATCGGGTGGTTTATGAACGTAGTCCAGATGAGAGAAATTGTCTGTTAATTATCGAGTACAGTCACCAATAA
- a CDS encoding group 1 glycosyl transferase: MLTDVMGENPKASKKVNETPHHVFVFIEIFACEGGIQSYVKDIFQAYGELNAGYKTDVFVLRDSSDCSNPFESDSLKFHYFKNQSPQIGRIALAGALLKFLLQKRPQHIFCGHIKLAVLIQTLCQPLGIPYTVLTYGKEVWEPLKSQERRALAAASEIWTISRYSRDRACAANGIDPKKVKMLPCAIDGDKFTPGAKLPELVKKYGLTGAKVLMTVARLWSGDIYKGVDVTIRALPTIAQVFPEVKYLVIGRGDDQPRLAQLAKDLDVSDRVVFAGFVPTEDLIAHYRLADAYIMPSQEGFGIVYLEAMVCGIPVLSGDADGSADPLQDGKLGWRVPHRDADAVAAACIEILHKHDQRCDGKWLREQAIAHFGIAAFRQQLLALVKGQ; the protein is encoded by the coding sequence ATGCTGACTGATGTAATGGGAGAAAACCCGAAAGCTAGTAAAAAAGTTAACGAAACTCCTCACCATGTCTTCGTTTTTATAGAAATTTTTGCCTGTGAAGGTGGAATTCAATCTTATGTAAAAGATATTTTTCAGGCTTATGGGGAATTGAACGCTGGGTATAAGACAGATGTATTTGTACTGCGGGATAGCTCTGACTGCTCAAATCCTTTTGAGTCTGATAGTTTAAAGTTTCATTATTTTAAAAATCAATCTCCACAAATAGGCAGAATTGCTCTGGCTGGGGCTTTGTTAAAGTTTCTCTTACAAAAACGCCCCCAACATATTTTTTGTGGTCATATTAAACTTGCCGTATTAATCCAAACTCTTTGTCAGCCGTTGGGTATTCCCTACACAGTCCTCACCTACGGTAAAGAAGTTTGGGAACCTTTGAAAAGTCAAGAACGCCGCGCCCTCGCCGCCGCCAGCGAAATTTGGACAATCAGCCGCTACAGCCGCGATCGCGCTTGTGCGGCGAATGGAATTGACCCCAAAAAAGTGAAAATGCTGCCTTGTGCAATTGATGGTGATAAATTTACCCCTGGGGCAAAACTACCAGAATTAGTAAAAAAGTATGGCTTAACAGGTGCTAAAGTCTTGATGACAGTAGCACGCCTGTGGTCGGGAGATATTTACAAAGGTGTTGATGTCACAATTCGGGCGCTACCTACAATCGCTCAGGTTTTCCCTGAAGTCAAATATTTGGTGATTGGTCGTGGTGATGATCAACCTCGATTAGCCCAGTTGGCGAAAGATTTGGATGTCAGCGATCGCGTTGTGTTTGCTGGTTTTGTTCCTACAGAAGATTTAATCGCCCATTACCGTCTAGCAGATGCTTACATCATGCCTTCTCAAGAAGGTTTTGGGATTGTTTATTTAGAAGCAATGGTTTGTGGTATCCCAGTTTTATCTGGTGATGCGGACGGTTCTGCTGACCCCTTACAAGATGGTAAGCTAGGCTGGCGAGTTCCACACCGCGATGCTGATGCTGTTGCCGCAGCCTGCATAGAAATTCTGCACAAGCACGACCAACGCTGTGATGGAAAGTGGTTGCGAGAACAGGCGATCGCTCATTTCGGTATAGCAGCTTTTAGACAGCAGCTATTGGCTTTAGTTAAAGGTCAATAG
- a CDS encoding DSBA oxidoreductase, with the protein MRQLFQYLRTWVIVCLLCLVLGWTLPAQAATDVNSQLEKQVLEIIRNNPQFVINALQEYQLGKQEKLQKVQQAFLDDLKTNPEDIIGDSPTTGAAKSKTVLVEFSDFQCPYCAEVHKTLKSVVDKHKDNLTLVYKNFPLTGVHAEALPAAQAAWAAKQQGKFWEYHDALFENQKQLGETLYVDIAKKLNLNLAKFESDRKLAKTAVEKDLQLANDLGISGTPFLVINTGDYTGAVQASEIEGRLAKAS; encoded by the coding sequence ATGCGACAATTATTTCAGTATTTACGTACCTGGGTTATCGTCTGCCTGCTTTGTCTAGTCTTAGGCTGGACATTACCTGCACAAGCAGCTACCGATGTTAATTCCCAACTCGAAAAGCAAGTCTTAGAAATTATCCGTAACAATCCACAATTCGTGATCAATGCTCTACAAGAGTATCAACTGGGCAAGCAAGAGAAATTACAGAAAGTACAACAGGCTTTTTTAGATGATTTAAAAACTAATCCTGAAGATATCATTGGGGATTCACCAACAACTGGCGCGGCTAAATCTAAAACTGTGCTAGTAGAATTCTCAGATTTTCAATGTCCCTACTGTGCTGAGGTACATAAAACTCTGAAGTCAGTAGTAGACAAACACAAAGATAATCTGACATTGGTTTATAAAAATTTTCCTTTGACTGGAGTTCATGCAGAAGCATTACCAGCAGCGCAAGCAGCTTGGGCGGCGAAACAACAGGGTAAGTTCTGGGAATACCATGATGCTTTGTTTGAAAATCAAAAGCAACTAGGTGAAACTTTGTATGTGGATATTGCTAAAAAATTGAATCTCAATTTAGCGAAATTTGAGAGCGATCGCAAGCTGGCGAAGACAGCAGTTGAAAAAGACCTCCAACTAGCCAATGACTTAGGTATCTCTGGTACGCCTTTCTTAGTGATCAATACTGGTGATTACACTGGTGCCGTACAAGCATCAGAGATTGAAGGTAGGTTGGCTAAGGCCAGTTAA
- a CDS encoding tryptophanyl-tRNA synthetase encodes MGKQRVLSGVQPTGNLHLGNYLGAIRNWVEIQDQYDNFFCVVDLHAITVPHNPASLAADTYTIAALYLACGIDLNHSSIFVQSHVSAHSELAWLLNCITPLNWLQDMIQFKEKAVKQGENVSTGLLIYPVLMAADILLYQADKVPVGEDQKQHIELTRDIVNRFNHQFAKDQPVLKLPDPLIRKDGARVMSLTDGTRKMSKSDPSELSRINVLDPPEQIANKIKRCKTDPVRGLTFDDPERPECNNLLTLYMLLSGQTKEVVAAECQDMGWGQFKPLLTETTINALKPIQEKYQAIMDDKSYLESVLRDGREKAQAIANQTLTQVKLALGYSLPL; translated from the coding sequence ATGGGTAAGCAGCGTGTGCTGTCAGGAGTTCAACCAACTGGTAATTTGCACTTAGGTAACTACTTAGGTGCAATTCGCAACTGGGTAGAAATCCAAGACCAGTATGACAATTTCTTTTGTGTAGTAGATTTACACGCGATTACTGTACCGCATAATCCAGCGTCTTTAGCTGCTGATACTTACACCATCGCAGCACTTTACCTGGCCTGTGGGATTGATTTAAACCACTCCAGTATCTTTGTCCAATCCCACGTTTCCGCACACAGTGAACTTGCTTGGCTGCTTAACTGCATCACTCCCTTAAACTGGCTGCAAGATATGATTCAGTTTAAGGAAAAGGCTGTTAAACAAGGAGAAAACGTGAGTACAGGTTTGTTAATCTATCCTGTACTGATGGCAGCAGATATTTTGCTTTATCAAGCTGATAAAGTACCTGTGGGTGAAGACCAAAAGCAACATATTGAACTGACACGAGATATTGTCAACAGATTCAATCACCAATTTGCTAAGGATCAACCAGTATTGAAGTTACCAGACCCGTTGATTAGGAAAGACGGCGCAAGGGTGATGAGCTTGACAGATGGGACGCGGAAAATGTCCAAGTCTGACCCATCAGAGTTAAGTCGCATTAATGTGTTAGATCCACCAGAGCAGATTGCCAATAAAATTAAACGGTGCAAAACTGATCCTGTAAGGGGGTTAACTTTTGATGACCCAGAACGCCCAGAGTGTAATAACTTGTTAACGTTGTATATGCTGCTGTCTGGTCAGACCAAAGAAGTAGTAGCTGCGGAATGCCAAGATATGGGTTGGGGACAATTCAAGCCGTTATTGACAGAAACAACAATTAATGCGTTAAAACCAATCCAAGAAAAATATCAGGCAATTATGGATGACAAGAGTTATCTGGAGTCTGTATTGCGTGATGGACGGGAAAAAGCGCAAGCGATCGCAAATCAAACTTTAACGCAAGTAAAATTGGCTTTGGGCTACTCATTGCCTTTGTAG